One genomic region from Anaeromicrobium sediminis encodes:
- the rpmG gene encoding 50S ribosomal protein L33, producing the protein MRVKVTMACTECKQRNYHTMKNKKNNPERMEMKKYCKFCKSHKMHKETK; encoded by the coding sequence ATGAGAGTTAAAGTTACTATGGCTTGTACAGAATGTAAGCAAAGAAATTATCACACAATGAAGAACAAGAAAAACAACCCTGAAAGAATGGAAATGAAGAAATACTGTAAGTTTTGTAAGTCACACAAAATGCACAAGGAAACTAAATAA
- the secE gene encoding preprotein translocase subunit SecE gives MAVQTNANKMKKSQSVGKFFKQVKAELKKVIWPSRNDLVSFTTVVLATCAIATVGVWAADSVFGRALQMFIK, from the coding sequence ATGGCAGTACAAACCAATGCGAACAAGATGAAAAAATCTCAAAGCGTGGGGAAGTTCTTTAAACAAGTAAAGGCAGAGCTGAAAAAAGTTATATGGCCAAGTAGAAATGACCTGGTTTCATTTACTACGGTAGTATTAGCAACTTGTGCAATAGCAACAGTAGGAGTTTGGGCTGCAGACTCAGTTTTTGGTCGTGCACTTCAAATGTTCATTAAATAG
- the nusG gene encoding transcription termination/antitermination protein NusG encodes MSEQAKWYVVHTYSGHENKVKANIEKLVENRGMEEFIPEIVVPTEESIEIKNGKKTAKQKKIFPGYVLIKMVMNDETWYVIRNTRGVTGFVGPGSKPIPLSEEEVKNMGIEEPVAEIDLVIGDTVKVISGPFESFIGAVKGINLEKQTLKVLISMFGRETPVELDFIQVEKL; translated from the coding sequence ATGTCAGAGCAGGCAAAATGGTATGTTGTTCATACTTATTCAGGGCACGAAAATAAGGTTAAGGCTAACATTGAAAAGTTAGTTGAAAACCGTGGAATGGAAGAATTTATTCCTGAAATAGTAGTGCCAACAGAGGAAAGTATAGAAATTAAAAATGGCAAGAAAACTGCCAAGCAAAAAAAGATATTTCCAGGATATGTTTTGATTAAAATGGTCATGAACGATGAAACGTGGTATGTAATCAGAAACACTAGAGGTGTTACTGGTTTTGTAGGACCAGGATCAAAGCCAATTCCACTTAGTGAAGAAGAAGTTAAGAATATGGGTATTGAAGAACCAGTTGCAGAGATCGATTTAGTAATAGGAGATACGGTAAAAGTAATATCAGGCCCATTTGAGAGCTTTATTGGAGCGGTTAAAGGAATAAATCTTGAGAAACAAACTTTAAAGGTTTTGATTTCCATGTTTGGAAGAGAAACTCCAGTAGAATTAGACTTTATACAAGTTGAAAAATTATAA
- the rplK gene encoding 50S ribosomal protein L11, which translates to MAKKVTGYVKLQIPAGKATPAPPVGPALGQQGVNIMQFCKEFNAKTADQGGLIIPVVITVYQDRSFTFITKTPPAAVLLKKAAGLDKASGVPNRDKVATISIDKVKEIAELKMPDLNAGSLEAAMSMIKGTARSMGIIVEG; encoded by the coding sequence ATGGCAAAAAAAGTAACAGGATATGTTAAGTTGCAAATTCCTGCAGGAAAAGCTACGCCTGCACCGCCAGTAGGTCCTGCATTAGGACAACAAGGTGTTAACATTATGCAATTCTGTAAGGAGTTCAATGCAAAAACTGCGGATCAAGGTGGATTAATTATACCAGTAGTAATTACTGTTTACCAAGATAGATCATTTACATTTATCACTAAAACTCCACCAGCAGCGGTATTATTAAAGAAGGCTGCAGGTTTAGATAAAGCTTCAGGAGTACCAAACAGAGATAAAGTAGCTACAATTTCTATCGATAAGGTTAAGGAAATTGCTGAATTAAAGATGCCAGACTTAAATGCAGGAAGCTTAGAAGCTGCTATGAGCATGATTAAAGGTACTGCAAGAAGTATGGGTATCATCGTAGAAGGATAA
- the rplA gene encoding 50S ribosomal protein L1: protein MPKRGKKYQESMKLVDRTKLYDTDEALNLVVESAKAKFDETVEAHVRLGVDSRHADQQVRGAIVLPHGTGKTKKVLVFAKGEKAKEAENAGADFVGAEDMVQKIQKENWFDFDVVVATPDMMGLVGRLGRVLGPKGLMPNPKSGTVTFDVEKAINEIKAGKVEYRLDKTNIIHVPVGKVSFGAEKLTENFKTLMDAIVKAKPAAAKGQYLRSVTVTSTMGPGIKINQAKITE, encoded by the coding sequence ATGCCAAAAAGAGGTAAAAAATATCAAGAAAGCATGAAGCTTGTTGATAGAACTAAATTATATGATACTGATGAAGCTTTAAACTTAGTAGTAGAATCTGCTAAGGCAAAGTTTGATGAAACAGTAGAAGCACATGTTAGATTAGGTGTTGATTCAAGACATGCTGACCAACAAGTAAGAGGAGCAATTGTATTACCGCATGGTACAGGAAAAACTAAAAAGGTTTTAGTTTTTGCTAAAGGTGAAAAAGCTAAAGAAGCAGAGAATGCGGGAGCAGACTTTGTTGGTGCAGAAGACATGGTACAAAAAATTCAAAAGGAAAACTGGTTTGACTTTGATGTAGTTGTTGCTACACCAGATATGATGGGTCTTGTAGGAAGACTAGGAAGAGTATTAGGACCAAAGGGATTAATGCCAAACCCTAAGTCTGGAACAGTTACTTTTGATGTAGAAAAAGCTATTAACGAAATTAAAGCTGGTAAAGTTGAGTATAGATTAGACAAGACTAATATTATCCATGTTCCAGTAGGAAAGGTATCTTTTGGAGCTGAAAAGTTAACAGAAAACTTTAAAACTTTAATGGATGCTATCGTTAAAGCAAAACCTGCTGCTGCTAAGGGACAATACTTAAGAAGTGTTACTGTAACTAGCACAATGGGACCTGGAATCAAGATTAATCAAGCTAAGATCACAGAATAA